The stretch of DNA GCTTTTTTGTAAGAGATCAATCCCTATCTTTGAATCAATTATTTAATGAGCTCGAAAATAAAATAAAAGCCGTGGTAGATGCCCAAAACAAAGAGATGAGCAAGGGTTCTTCTCTATTGCAAAATACAAAGATTCATGTGGTTATGCCAACAACATTAGCGCCAATCTCTTTTATGGCTCTTTACGGAAAAAACATTATTGTCGGTGTGTTTGCAAGCTTAATCACTCTTTTTGGAGGCGTGTTGTTGTTTTATCAATGCTTTGGAACAGGAAAAGATAAACTAGAAGAAAATGGTTCAAAAAACGATGAAAGCGTTTTAGTATCTAAGAGAATAAAAAATCTTGAGTCTTTTATTACAATGGAGGGATTATCCGATTTTTTGAAATATCGTACTTCAACGGTTGTTTCAATCATTGGGTTAGAGGCTGCACGGACGGCAGCAAAGCTTTCTCTCCATCTTGTAAAAGAGCGCAAAACAATTCTATTGGTAGATATTTCTGGTCAACAAATAGAAAAAGTTATTGGTCCACATCGTGGATTGAGCGATATTTTAACAGGGAATGCCCAGTTGCAGGATGTGATTTATCGTGATTATGACACAGGGGTTGATATTCTTCCTCAGGGGTTAACGAGTGCTGTTTGTGCACAAGATTTTTCAAATGATATCTCTAATCTAATACAAGAATTTAAAAAAGATTATGATTTTATCATTTTAGAAATGGCAAGCGAGCCCAAATATGGATTTGAGCAATTTGCAGAATTAACAGACCATTACATTTGTAGTATTTCTCTTAGCGAACAGGATTGGATGATGCAAATGGTGAGTAGATTTCCCAAAACTGTTTACCGTGTGGTTGCATCATAAATGTCGCAGAATGCTAATCGCATGTTATAAGTTGTACGCTTGTTTTGCGCTAAGATTGTTATACATATTAAAAAATGGCTAAGACTTAATATTTAGATTTTGAAATAAGTTATGGTTGGAGAAAGGCGTGGGGCAATTAGAGATGGCTGTAAAAAAATTGAATGATGGTGTTTTGACACCGTTGCAAAAGAAATATCGAAAACAAATTCAAGTGTGGCTTTATTTTATTTTATTTCTTTGTTTGGCAATTGTTTTAGTGGGGGGAGCTACCCGTCTGACGGGATCAGGGTTATCGATAACCGAATGGAAGCCAATTCATGGTGTTATTCCACCGATTGGTGTGGAGCAATGGCAGGAGGAATTTTTAAAATATCAGCAGATAGCGCAATATAAGCTGCTTAATCGTGATATGACGTTAAGTGCGTTTAAGGTAATTTTCTGGTGGGAATGGGCGCATCGCATTCTCGGGCGCCTTGTTGGTCTTGTGGCCTTATTGGGTTTAATTTGGTTTTGGGCGACCAAGCGTATTGAAAAAAATACTTTTCTCCAACTTACTATCGTGCCGATTCTTATTGCATTTCAAGGTTTTATTGGTTGGTGGATGGTGGCTTCGGGTATTGGTCAAAGTGATTTAACAAGTGTGAGTCAATATCGTTTAGCATTTCATCTTATAACAGCGTGTTTTGTTATTATTTTTGTTACTTATTTATCTCGAGGCTTCACAGAATATTCAGAAAAACCAACCAATCAAGGGATTCAATCTTTCGCCGGTTGGCTTGTTATTCTTATTTTGATTGAGATTTATTTCGGTGGTTTAGTTGCAGGGCTCCATGCTGGAAAAGTTTATAATACGTGGCCACTTATGGATGGGCAGATTATTCCTGATGGATTGTTGCAGCATAATCCTGTTTGGCTCAATTTATTTGAAAATTCTTTAACGGTTCAATTTGTTCATCGTTTTTTTGCTTATTTTTTGTTTGTTGTAGCAGTCATTCATGCTTTGTATGTACAAAAAAACGTTCCACATTCAACTCATTCTCATCGTGCATTCATTATATGCATTATGATCATTATTCAAGCACTCTTGGGTATTCTTACGTTGTTACATGAAGTTCCCATAAGTTTGGGGCTCATTCATCAAACTGTTGCGTTAGCAATCTTATGTTTTTCAGTTGCACATTGGCGAGCAACAAAAGGAGCGTATCCGTGCTGTTGAGTAAAATTTGCACTCAGAGAAGTTTAGCTCCCTAAAAGCATTAAGTCGAGATTTTGGACAGCAGCTGCGGATGCACCTTTCCCCAAATTATCGAATATGGCGCAAAGATTGAAAATTCCTTCACGCTCATTGCCGAACACAAATAATTTCATCCCATCTTTATGTGCTAAGTATTCTGGATTGAGTTTTGTGAGTGCATCAGTTTCTTCTTGTGATGCAACTGATATGAGGTTCTGCCCATCGTAATGGTTCTCAAGAATTTCGCGTAGATTAGAACAATTAGCTGATTTTGTAAATAAGTGGCGATGTAGTGGAAGATTTACAATTATTCCTTGGGGAAAACGACCAACGCTTGGTACAAAAATGGGTGTTTTGTGGATCTGTCCATAGATTTTGATTTCTGGGATATGTTTGTGTGCAAGATTGAGACCATAGATAAAATAATTTTCCTGAATATCATTTTGGTGAGATTGGTTTTCCATTTGTGCAATCAATTGTTTTCCGCCACCAGTATAGCCGGAGATTGCGTTAATTGATATCGGATAATAAGCATCTAGCAGGCCTGCTTCACGGAGTGGACGAATCAAACTAATTGCACCGGTAGGATAACATCCTGGATTGGTCACGTAGTGTGCTGCTTGGATACGCTTTTTTTGTCCTGCAGTCATTTCAGGAAAACCGTAAACCCAGTCTGAGGCAACGCGGTGAGCTGTTGAACTATCAATAATTCTAATGTTTTTGTTATTTTTAAGCCAGCTAACTGTTTCGCGTGCAGCATCATCTGGAAGACACAAAATAGCAATGTCGGTTTGATTAAGATAGTCCCGTCGAATATCAATGTTATGTCGATCTGTATGAGCAAGAGAGAGTAATTTAAAATCCGAACGTTCTGCTAGTCGTTTTTGTATCTGTAATCCGGTTGTTCCATGTTCACCATCAATAAAAACCTTCGTTGTCATTCTGCCAGCCTTGAACTCATTTTTCTGCCATATTCAGCTTATCACATTATCAATTATTTTAAACTATTACCAATTTAAATGATAGTCATTAAATTATTGAATTTCTTGAGATTATATATCTTTTTGCTTTTAAAAAGTGTGACAAGTAAGAGTATATGAGAGAAAACTTAATACCCATTTTGCATCATATTTGTGTGGGGAGAAGAGTTTCGTTGTTTATGTTACAAAGGGTAAGATAAATGTTTATACCATTTTTGAGTGAAAGTGGTTTTAAATATTTGGTTTGCGTGATTTGCTGTGTTATCGTTCAATGACTTTATTTTTTTAATGTTAGGAATGTGTTTTATGACTCAGCAACAAAATGACACACAAAAGCGCTTTTTTAATGATACTTTGCAAACTGTTGATATTGCAATCTTTGATGCAATGAGGAGGGAGTTTGAGCGTCAACAGCATGAAATTGAGCTGATTGCTTCAGAGAATATTGTTTCAAGAGCTGTTCTTGAAGCACAGGGTTCTGTTTTAACCAATAAATATGCAGAAGGTTATCCAACAAAGCGCTACTATGGAGGTTGTCAATTTGTTGATGTCGTTGAAGATTTAGCAATTGAAAGGGCAAAACAGCTTTTTGGTGCTGCTTTTGCGAATGTTCAGTCTCATTCTGGTAGTCAAATGAATCAGGCTGTATTTCTAGCTTTACTTCAGCCTGGTGATACATTTATGGGATTGGACTTAAATGCTGGTGGTCATCTTACGCACGGTTCATCCGTCAATATGTCAGGAAAATGGTTTGACGTTGTTTCCTATGGTGTACGTCAAGAAGATCAGATTCTTGATATGGAGGAAGTTGAGCGGCTTGCAAAGGAACGTAAGCCTAAACTTATTATAGCAGGCGGATCATCTTATCCTCGTTTATGGGATTGGAAACGGTTCCGTGAAATTGCAGATGAGGTCGGTGCTTATTTCCTTGTTGATATGTCTCATATTGCGGGTCTAGTTGCTGGTGGTGTTCATCCTTCACCTGTTCCACATGCACATATTGTAACAACTACCACGCATAAATCATTGCGAGGTCCTCGTGGTGGCTTGATATTGACTAATGATGAAGCTTTAGCCAAAAAGATTAATTCGGCGATTTTCCCCGGTCTACAAGGTGGTCCTTTAATGCATGTGATTGCGGCTAAGGCTGTTGCGTTTCAAGAGGCTTTACAACCTTCTTTTAAGAGTTACAGTGCTAATGTTGTTGCCAATGCGAAAACCTTAGTAAAAACATTACAGAGTAATGGTTTTAATATTGTTTCTGGTGGTACAGACAACCATTTATTGTTGGTTGATTTGCGTTCCAAAAATTTGACAGGAAAACGTGCTGAATTGGCTTTGGGACGGGCGCATATTACCTGTAATAAGAATGGTATTCCTTTTGATCCTGAAACACCATCTATAACATCAGGAATTCGTTTAGGTTCACCTGCTGTGACGACACGTGGTTTTGCAGAAAAAGAGTTTATTCAAATTGGTGAGTTGATTTCAGAAGTTCTTGATGGCCTTAGGATGGTAAAAAACGATGAGGAGAACCATGCCGTTGAGATGGCTGTTAAGAAAAAGGTGGAGGATATAACGAATAAATTTCCTCTTTACTCTTGTCTCAGCACTTGTTAAAGGCATAAAAGAGATGCGCTGTCCTTACTGTCAATATGAGGATACACAGGTAAAAGACTCGCGTCCTGCAGAGGAGGGAGCAGTCATTCGTCGTCGACGTGTGTGTTCTGTTTGTGGTGGTCGTTTTACAACTTTTGAACGTGTTCAATTACGTGAGCTCTTGGTCTGTAAAAAAAGTGGTCGATGTGAGCTATTTGATCGTGATAAGTTGATGCGATCAGTTGATATAGCTGTGCGTAAACGCAATATTGATCCAGACTATATTGAGCGAGCAATCTCTGGCATTGTACGTCAACTCGAGAGTTTGGGGGAATCAGAGATTTCTTCGGAAAAAATTGGGCTTCTTGTGATGGAAGCATTGAAAAGTATTGATGATATTGCCTATATTCGTTTTGCTTCTGTTTATCGAGATTTTCGTAATGCAAGTGATTTTCACGATGTTATAGACGAGTTGTCAAAGAGTATAACCGATACAGAATCTCGTTTTGATGAATAAAAAAGTGCAAGATGAACGGTTTATGGCTGCAGCTATCCGTTTAGCGGAACGTCATGTTGGTCTTACGGGTGAGAATCCTTCCGTTGGCACATTGATTGTGCGAAACGATGACGGTGCAGGAACATCCATTGTGGGCTATGGTGTAACAGCTGTTCACGGAAGGCCTCATGCTGAAGTGCAAGCTTTACACATGGCGGGTGCTTTAGCTCAGGGTGCTACTGCTTATGTGACTTTAGAGCCCTGTTCGCATTATGGCAAAACTTCCCCTTGTGTGAATGCACTCATTGATTCAGGTATTTCACGAGTTGTTATTGCTCTTACTGATTTAGATAAGCGGGTTGATGGTCGTGGTATTGCTCTTTTACGCGCGGCTGGTATTGAAGTGGTTGAGGGTGTTCTGGCTGAAGAAGCTTTTGAAGCGTTGTGTACGCATTGGTGTATAAGGAAGTTGCAACGCTGTGCCGTTACTTTAAAAATGGCAATTTCTGCTGATAATGGTGTAGGAAAAAAAGGGCAGGGTGGAATAAAAATTAGTGGAATTATTTCTCACGCTCATACTCATATTTTACGAGCTCAAAATAATGCTATTCTTGTTGGTATTGGTACTATATTAGCGGATGACCCACAATTAAATTGCCGTTTGCCAGGGATGGAGATGCGTTCGCCGATACGTATCATTTTGGATGCTGATTTATGCATTCCACTTGATGCAAAAGTTGTCCAAACAGCAACAAAAATTCCTACATGGGTTATTTGTGATACAAATCCTTCAAAGAAAAGCAAAAAAAATGCGCTGGAGCAGTGTGGTGTGTCTGTGTATTCGGTAGAAATGAGCAATGGTTGCATACAACCCTTTGCCATTTTACAGCTGCTTTATCAACGTGGTGTCAATAGTATTTTACTTGAGGGAGGCGTAAAGACAGGGGAAAAATTTTTAAATGCTGGTTGTGTGGATCATTTGATATGTTTTTATGCACCCGTTATCTTAGGAAAAAACCGTATTGAAGCCCCTTATTTTGGAAATTATCTCTCGCAATTTCATGAAGTTGAGTCAAGAATGTTTGGAAATGACCGTTTTTATAAATGGAGGCGTAAAACGTTATGTTCACAGGGATTATAACGGATATCGGTTGTGTGGAAGATGTTCAACCTTTAAAGCAAGGAGTGCGTTTAAATATTGCTACGCGCTATGCTATAGAAAGTTTGGAAATTGGTGCATCAATTGCATGTTCAGGAATTTGTCTGACAATTGTTGAGAGAGGATCAACGCAAGCAGATACCAGTTGGTTTGCTGTGGAGGCGTGGGAAGAAGCATTGCGTTTGACTAATCTTGCACAATGGACAAAAGGAACTTCTATTAATTTAGAACGTTCCCTTAGACTGGGTGATGAAGTAGGTGGACATTTGGTTTTTGGTCATATTGATGGTTTGGCTGAGATTATTGATCAGAAAAATGAAGGTGATGCAGTTCGTTTTTTCCTACAAATTCCAACACGATTTACGTCCTTTATTGTAAACAAAGGTTCTATTGCACTTAATGGGACATCTTTGACCGTTAATTGTGTTGAAGATTGTATTTTTGATGTTCTGATTATTCGTCATACACTTGAAATGACGACTTGGGGGCAAGCTCAGATTGGAGATAAGGTCAACTTAGAAATCGATCAGTTTGCTCGTTATGCTGCAAAATTTTCAGGCTTAAAAATAAAAGATGAATAAGCAAAAATTTTATTATTAGTTTTTAGAATTTTGTGCTCTATGATTTCAGATTCTTTTCCTCTTTTTTCTTGTGAGATTCCGTTATGATAAAAGAGATACATCAAAAGTTGTATGTACTGATTGTTGAAGCGCGTTTTTATGATGGGATTTCTGATGCACTTCTTACAGGTGCAGTGAATGTTCTGCAAAAAGCCGAAGCAAGTTATGATATTGTAACAGTTTCTGGTGCATTAGAAATACCAAGTGCAATAGTTTTTGCCGAAAAAAGTAAGGTACCTTACGATGGTTATGTAGCACTTGGCTGTGTCGTTCGAGGTGAAACCTATCATTTTGAAATTGTTGCGAATAATTCTTGTCGCGCATTAATGGATTTAACTGTTCATCAACATTTGGCTATTGGAAATGGTATTTTGACTGTTGAAAATGAAGATCAAGCATGGGCGCGTGCAAAACAGGATGAAAAAAATAAAGGTGGTTTTGCTGCTAAAGCTGCTTTATGTATGATCGCTCTGAAAAAGAGATTTGGAGATAATCATTAAATATGTCTGATATAAAAGGAAGACATTCTCCGTGTTCAGCCAATAAACGTGGAGCAGCAAGACTCGCTGCAGTTCAAGCACTCTATCAAATGGATATAGTTGGTTCTGGTGTGATGGAAACGGCGGCTGAATATGAAGCTTATCGTTTAGGAAAAAATATTGATGGAGATCAGTATCTTGATGCTGATTTTCAATGGTTTTTGGCTATTATCACAGGTGTTGTAAAGAATCAAAAACAGCTTGATCCGATGCTTCATCAACAACTTTCTGCAGAGTGGTCACTCTCACGTCTTGATTCTATACTACGTGCAATTTTGCGTGCAGGTCTATGGGAGTTGATCAACCGCCATGATGTCCCTGTTGCTGTTGTTATGAATGAATATGTAGATATAGCAAAGGCATTTTTTGAAGGTGACGAACCAAAGCTCGTCAATGCAATTCTTGACAGTATGGCAAAAAAAGTTCGCTCCTAAAAGCAATGCTACAATCCCAATATTATCAGTTCTGACATTATCAGGATTGTATGCAAATCGTCACACCTTAAGTTAGTTATAAGTTGGTAAATTCGCAGGACCTTTAATAATCTGGATTAAGAAAGGTTGCTCTCTTGTAGCAGTTGGTGTTGTTTGTGCGATGAAATCAAATATTTGGCCATTTTGTAGACCATAGTTAGCTATTTTACTGACCTGATTGTTTTTATTGAAGTAGATAGCCAAAACTTTACGATCAATAATTTTAGTTTTCATAAACTGCATCGCACGGTAGCGAGTTTGTGAGATATAATAGAAGACCTCATTATCATATTTTGTTTTTAGGGAGGGGGTCCCTAAAGTTAAAATGACTTGCTCCTGACTTGATCCAACAGAAATAGAACTAAGAGCATTTTTATCAAGGATGTAACCTTCTTGGTAGATTTGGCTTGTACCTGAAGAATCAAAAATACTACAACCGCCGATTGCTACCATGCTGGCTATTAATAGACCAATCAATAACTTTTGTTTGATTAAGGTCACTATGTGGGGCACCTGAAACAATGATATCTCCCTTATAATTAGATATATGACAAGAAGGCAACCTCAATTTTTTCTCATTTTAACTTAATCTGCCATAGCTTACATTGAGTTTCCCTGTTATAAAATGGATTATGCCATACAGAATTTCTTTAGAAAAGAGAAAAATGAATGATATGTACTTTGGCTAAATAAAAGTGCAGTGTATTACACCCTTTTGTATTTGGGAGTTGTCAATGAATGTTCAAAATGTTTCTCAAATAACATTTGCTTTGGCTTATCCAATATCAGTACGCTCCCTTCCTGCCAAAGGTATAAGGGTTCATATTTGTGCAAACCAGCGAGAATGTGCTCATTTAGCTAAGAATCATGATTTAGTTAAGGTGAAGTCTTGTGAGGGAAAATTCCATATTTTCCCGTGGAAAAAGCGCGGGGTACGTATAAAAGGTCTATTGCGGGCGCGTATAATGCAGTTATGTGTTGTCACCTTAGAACCACTAGAAAATGTTCTCCGTGAAAATATTGAGGTTGTTTTTGTTCCTGAAGATTCAAATTTAATGAAGCCAAAAATGTCGGAAAATACAGGAGAATTGTTTTTAGATGTGGAAGGATTAGATACGCCAGAAGTGTTTTATGGTGATAAAATTGATATTGGTGCAGTTATGGAAGAATTTTTTGAGTTGTCCATTAATCATTATCCGCGTAAGGAGGGGGTAAAAATGTGTGTGCCGGAAAATTTGGAAGAAACTGAGCAAAAATTATCGCCATTTTCTGTTTTGAGAAGTTGGAAGCGGTTGTAAAAACATAAAAAAATTATCTATTGTATAGCATTATAAAAACGGTATTTTCTGCGGAGCTATTTTCGCACGGTGTGCTTTGTAGTTGTTTAATAGTAAAAAATTGTAATATGTATTTAAAAGCGTAAAAAGATGTGGGATATGCGAACGTGATTAGAATTTCTGTGGATGTAATGGGCGGTGATTATGGTCCGGAAGAAACTATTGCAGGAGCAGCAATTGTACAAAAATATTTGTCCAATGTTTATTTTCTATTTTATGGTGTAGAAGAAATTGTTAAGCCAGTTTTAAAAAAATACCCTTGTTTGGCTTCTGTATCGCGCTTCTATCCCACAGAGAGTTATACACGTATGGATGAGAAGCCAAGCCAAGCACTTCGTAATGGGCGCGGTAAATCATCAATGTGGTATGCAATTGAAGCGGTAAAAAATGGCGAGGCTGATGCTTGCATTTCTGCGGGCAATACTGGTGCACTTATGGCAATGTCTTATTTTTGTTTAAAAATGATGGCAGAG from Bartonella taylorii encodes:
- the ribD gene encoding bifunctional diaminohydroxyphosphoribosylaminopyrimidine deaminase/5-amino-6-(5-phosphoribosylamino)uracil reductase RibD, giving the protein MNKKVQDERFMAAAIRLAERHVGLTGENPSVGTLIVRNDDGAGTSIVGYGVTAVHGRPHAEVQALHMAGALAQGATAYVTLEPCSHYGKTSPCVNALIDSGISRVVIALTDLDKRVDGRGIALLRAAGIEVVEGVLAEEAFEALCTHWCIRKLQRCAVTLKMAISADNGVGKKGQGGIKISGIISHAHTHILRAQNNAILVGIGTILADDPQLNCRLPGMEMRSPIRIILDADLCIPLDAKVVQTATKIPTWVICDTNPSKKSKKNALEQCGVSVYSVEMSNGCIQPFAILQLLYQRGVNSILLEGGVKTGEKFLNAGCVDHLICFYAPVILGKNRIEAPYFGNYLSQFHEVESRMFGNDRFYKWRRKTLCSQGL
- a CDS encoding COX15/CtaA family protein gives rise to the protein MGQLEMAVKKLNDGVLTPLQKKYRKQIQVWLYFILFLCLAIVLVGGATRLTGSGLSITEWKPIHGVIPPIGVEQWQEEFLKYQQIAQYKLLNRDMTLSAFKVIFWWEWAHRILGRLVGLVALLGLIWFWATKRIEKNTFLQLTIVPILIAFQGFIGWWMVASGIGQSDLTSVSQYRLAFHLITACFVIIFVTYLSRGFTEYSEKPTNQGIQSFAGWLVILILIEIYFGGLVAGLHAGKVYNTWPLMDGQIIPDGLLQHNPVWLNLFENSLTVQFVHRFFAYFLFVVAVIHALYVQKNVPHSTHSHRAFIICIMIIIQALLGILTLLHEVPISLGLIHQTVALAILCFSVAHWRATKGAYPCC
- the nusB gene encoding transcription antitermination factor NusB, with translation MSDIKGRHSPCSANKRGAARLAAVQALYQMDIVGSGVMETAAEYEAYRLGKNIDGDQYLDADFQWFLAIITGVVKNQKQLDPMLHQQLSAEWSLSRLDSILRAILRAGLWELINRHDVPVAVVMNEYVDIAKAFFEGDEPKLVNAILDSMAKKVRS
- the argC gene encoding N-acetyl-gamma-glutamyl-phosphate reductase is translated as MTTKVFIDGEHGTTGLQIQKRLAERSDFKLLSLAHTDRHNIDIRRDYLNQTDIAILCLPDDAARETVSWLKNNKNIRIIDSSTAHRVASDWVYGFPEMTAGQKKRIQAAHYVTNPGCYPTGAISLIRPLREAGLLDAYYPISINAISGYTGGGKQLIAQMENQSHQNDIQENYFIYGLNLAHKHIPEIKIYGQIHKTPIFVPSVGRFPQGIIVNLPLHRHLFTKSANCSNLREILENHYDGQNLISVASQEETDALTKLNPEYLAHKDGMKLFVFGNEREGIFNLCAIFDNLGKGASAAAVQNLDLMLLGS
- a CDS encoding 6,7-dimethyl-8-ribityllumazine synthase, which translates into the protein MIKEIHQKLYVLIVEARFYDGISDALLTGAVNVLQKAEASYDIVTVSGALEIPSAIVFAEKSKVPYDGYVALGCVVRGETYHFEIVANNSCRALMDLTVHQHLAIGNGILTVENEDQAWARAKQDEKNKGGFAAKAALCMIALKKRFGDNH
- a CDS encoding riboflavin synthase — encoded protein: MFTGIITDIGCVEDVQPLKQGVRLNIATRYAIESLEIGASIACSGICLTIVERGSTQADTSWFAVEAWEEALRLTNLAQWTKGTSINLERSLRLGDEVGGHLVFGHIDGLAEIIDQKNEGDAVRFFLQIPTRFTSFIVNKGSIALNGTSLTVNCVEDCIFDVLIIRHTLEMTTWGQAQIGDKVNLEIDQFARYAAKFSGLKIKDE
- the glyA gene encoding serine hydroxymethyltransferase codes for the protein MTQQQNDTQKRFFNDTLQTVDIAIFDAMRREFERQQHEIELIASENIVSRAVLEAQGSVLTNKYAEGYPTKRYYGGCQFVDVVEDLAIERAKQLFGAAFANVQSHSGSQMNQAVFLALLQPGDTFMGLDLNAGGHLTHGSSVNMSGKWFDVVSYGVRQEDQILDMEEVERLAKERKPKLIIAGGSSYPRLWDWKRFREIADEVGAYFLVDMSHIAGLVAGGVHPSPVPHAHIVTTTTHKSLRGPRGGLILTNDEALAKKINSAIFPGLQGGPLMHVIAAKAVAFQEALQPSFKSYSANVVANAKTLVKTLQSNGFNIVSGGTDNHLLLVDLRSKNLTGKRAELALGRAHITCNKNGIPFDPETPSITSGIRLGSPAVTTRGFAEKEFIQIGELISEVLDGLRMVKNDEENHAVEMAVKKKVEDITNKFPLYSCLSTC
- the nrdR gene encoding transcriptional regulator NrdR, producing the protein MRCPYCQYEDTQVKDSRPAEEGAVIRRRRVCSVCGGRFTTFERVQLRELLVCKKSGRCELFDRDKLMRSVDIAVRKRNIDPDYIERAISGIVRQLESLGESEISSEKIGLLVMEALKSIDDIAYIRFASVYRDFRNASDFHDVIDELSKSITDTESRFDE
- a CDS encoding YceD family protein; this encodes MNVQNVSQITFALAYPISVRSLPAKGIRVHICANQRECAHLAKNHDLVKVKSCEGKFHIFPWKKRGVRIKGLLRARIMQLCVVTLEPLENVLRENIEVVFVPEDSNLMKPKMSENTGELFLDVEGLDTPEVFYGDKIDIGAVMEEFFELSINHYPRKEGVKMCVPENLEETEQKLSPFSVLRSWKRL
- a CDS encoding outer membrane protein assembly factor BamE — translated: MPHIVTLIKQKLLIGLLIASMVAIGGCSIFDSSGTSQIYQEGYILDKNALSSISVGSSQEQVILTLGTPSLKTKYDNEVFYYISQTRYRAMQFMKTKIIDRKVLAIYFNKNNQVSKIANYGLQNGQIFDFIAQTTPTATREQPFLIQIIKGPANLPTYN